A genomic region of Mesobacillus jeotgali contains the following coding sequences:
- a CDS encoding alanine/glycine:cation symporter family protein, whose translation MEAFVSWLNGILWSNPVIYIILGIGLLFSILTRFLQVRLLKDMVKLMFTGRSSDAGVSSFQALSIALSGRVGTGNIAGTATAIAMGGPGAVFWMWTIAFIGAGSAFVESTLAQIYKVKQDGLYRGGPAYYIEKGLGIKWFAIAFAIAALLAMSLLMPGIQSNSIALGLENAFGVSKSVTGFVVIALLALIIFGGVKRIATVAQYTVPFMAVGYILVALVIIGMNISEVPAVFSLIFKSAFGADSMFGGILGSAIAWGVKRGIYSNEAGQGTGPHAAAAAEVSHPAKQGLVQAFSVYIDTLFVCSATAFMILFTGMFNTVGADGAFIVENLKGVEAGPGYTQAAVDAVLPGFGAEFVAVALFFFAFTTIMAYYYMAETNIAYLLRGRNGKVPMFVLKIVILGAVFYGAVKEASLAWALGDAGLGLMVWLNLIAIVLLAKPALIALKDYEEQKKQGLDPVFNSKKLGIKNAEYWEEEYSFNHEKEKDKVS comes from the coding sequence TTGGAAGCTTTTGTTTCTTGGCTCAATGGGATTTTGTGGAGCAACCCGGTCATTTACATCATTCTGGGAATCGGCTTGCTTTTCTCGATCCTGACACGTTTTCTGCAAGTTAGACTCCTTAAAGACATGGTTAAGCTAATGTTCACAGGAAGAAGTTCCGATGCTGGTGTTTCATCTTTTCAGGCCTTATCTATCGCTTTATCAGGCCGGGTCGGAACAGGTAATATCGCAGGTACTGCCACGGCTATTGCAATGGGTGGTCCAGGTGCGGTTTTCTGGATGTGGACGATTGCGTTTATCGGAGCAGGTAGTGCATTCGTAGAATCAACACTTGCCCAGATTTACAAAGTAAAGCAAGATGGTCTCTACCGAGGCGGTCCTGCTTACTACATCGAAAAAGGTCTTGGAATCAAATGGTTCGCTATTGCGTTTGCCATAGCTGCCTTGCTGGCAATGTCACTATTAATGCCAGGGATTCAGTCCAACTCGATTGCACTGGGACTTGAGAATGCTTTTGGCGTTAGCAAGTCAGTGACAGGTTTTGTAGTAATCGCACTTTTAGCTTTAATCATTTTCGGAGGCGTAAAAAGGATTGCGACTGTCGCGCAATATACAGTTCCATTTATGGCTGTTGGATACATCCTTGTCGCACTAGTCATTATCGGAATGAATATCTCAGAAGTTCCGGCTGTTTTCTCTTTGATTTTCAAAAGTGCTTTCGGTGCTGACTCAATGTTTGGCGGTATTCTTGGCAGCGCGATTGCATGGGGTGTTAAACGCGGTATTTATTCCAATGAAGCTGGTCAGGGTACTGGCCCACACGCAGCAGCTGCTGCAGAGGTATCACACCCGGCTAAGCAAGGTTTGGTCCAGGCATTCTCTGTATACATCGATACATTATTCGTTTGTTCCGCAACAGCTTTCATGATCCTTTTTACAGGAATGTTCAATACGGTTGGTGCTGACGGTGCATTCATTGTCGAAAACCTTAAGGGAGTGGAAGCAGGTCCAGGATATACACAGGCTGCAGTAGATGCGGTTCTTCCTGGGTTCGGTGCAGAATTCGTTGCTGTAGCACTATTCTTCTTCGCTTTCACAACAATCATGGCTTACTATTATATGGCTGAGACGAATATCGCGTATCTTCTCAGGGGCAGAAATGGCAAGGTGCCAATGTTTGTCCTTAAGATTGTCATCCTAGGCGCGGTCTTCTATGGAGCGGTAAAAGAAGCGTCACTTGCATGGGCTCTTGGTGATGCTGGCCTGGGATTGATGGTATGGCTCAACCTGATTGCCATTGTCCTTCTCGCGAAACCAGCATTAATTGCCTTGAAGGATTATGAGGAACAGAAAAAGCAAGGACTTGATCCAGTCTTCAATTCCAAGAAACTCGGCATCAAAAATGCAGAATACTGGGAAGAAGAATATTCCTTCAATCATGAAAAAGAGAAAGATAAAGTATCATAA
- a CDS encoding CBASS cGAMP-activated phospholipase — MKMLCIDGGGIRGIFPIAILQAIEEEFGKPVGELFDVISGTSTGSIIAASAALNTSMEEVMGRYESYGEKIFVRKAKIGLFKSVYSDRYLRRLLKQAFREITLGDIEKPLLIPAVDITHGKPYVHRTDFGYSSEDELSIKLWDAVLSSCSAPIYFPPNNVNNQYLSIDGGLWANNPSLVCVTEALHHFKTDLADIHILSIGTGQQNIDFSIGEEKYWGIRQWLPFHFPTLKVTPKLLDLAMDLSSESVSYHCRLLLGDHYLRLNKELSEEVPFDDFTNMAELKYLGQQVFQDNKDKIATFLSGK, encoded by the coding sequence ATGAAAATGTTATGCATCGATGGTGGCGGTATAAGAGGCATTTTCCCGATTGCTATCCTACAAGCGATAGAGGAAGAGTTTGGAAAGCCTGTGGGTGAACTCTTTGATGTGATTTCAGGTACAAGTACAGGATCAATCATTGCTGCTTCAGCTGCTTTGAACACATCGATGGAAGAGGTGATGGGCAGGTACGAGAGTTATGGTGAGAAGATATTTGTGAGAAAAGCTAAGATCGGTCTTTTCAAAAGTGTCTATAGTGACAGGTATTTACGCCGGCTGTTAAAGCAGGCCTTCAGGGAAATTACTCTTGGCGATATTGAAAAGCCTTTGTTGATACCCGCTGTTGATATAACACATGGAAAACCTTATGTTCATCGGACGGACTTTGGTTACTCGTCCGAGGATGAATTATCTATAAAGTTGTGGGATGCGGTGCTATCGTCTTGTTCAGCGCCAATCTACTTTCCACCCAATAATGTAAACAATCAATATTTATCTATCGATGGAGGACTATGGGCTAATAATCCATCATTGGTTTGTGTGACGGAAGCCCTGCACCACTTTAAAACCGACTTAGCCGACATCCATATACTATCAATTGGAACTGGCCAACAGAATATCGATTTTTCCATAGGAGAGGAAAAGTACTGGGGCATCCGGCAATGGCTGCCTTTCCATTTTCCAACTTTAAAGGTTACGCCAAAATTATTGGATCTGGCTATGGATTTATCCTCTGAATCAGTTTCTTATCATTGTCGGCTTTTGCTAGGCGACCATTACCTCAGACTGAATAAAGAGCTATCAGAAGAAGTACCATTTGATGATTTTACTAATATGGCTGAACTAAAGTATCTGGGACAGCAGGTTTTTCAAGATAATAAAGACAAAATAGCAACTTTTTTATCGGGTAAATAG
- a CDS encoding DUF1292 domain-containing protein — MDKLEVGEVFTISDENDVEQEVEVIGTLTIEGSDYAAVSFVEDLQTETDEDIDIFFLKVDEEGDFAAIESDDEFEKVSSAFDEMMNEEE, encoded by the coding sequence ATGGATAAACTTGAAGTTGGCGAAGTATTCACAATTAGTGACGAGAATGATGTGGAGCAAGAGGTCGAGGTGATTGGCACTTTGACAATTGAAGGGTCTGACTATGCAGCTGTCAGTTTTGTTGAAGATCTTCAGACAGAAACGGACGAAGATATTGATATCTTTTTCTTGAAAGTGGACGAAGAAGGAGATTTTGCAGCCATTGAATCTGATGACGAATTTGAAAAGGTGTCTTCAGCATTTGATGAAATGATGAATGAAGAAGAATAA
- a CDS encoding glycoside hydrolase family 18 protein: protein MKKRFLPLMIVLLTFMGGFISGTLYSNTQKTKTIATSAQAAHSAKIPAVKKEPQLKKQESKVLIGYVQDFRKPDEIDYKNLTHVIFSFAHPNSDGSLLMNGDHAVKNLRAIVTNAQKHDTKVMLAIGGWYHINGGESYDYFKAAISTSASRKKLVHELVSFAEKEKLDGIDIDFEHPRSTEDARYLADFAKELSEQLKPIGKELSIAVNAKVHSVTGSEIHSVVFEPSMFKYFDHVNLMAYDGQWDGEYNAANLSPYPYSANIVAYWTALFDKHGFSREKLVLGVPLYAQPEDPSIKQVSYEAITKHHPANTGKDQVQMNGTTYHYNGHSTLKKKTDLALSQQLGGMMLWEAGLDAKGNHSATALISGELNKQEDSRYYIRK, encoded by the coding sequence ATGAAAAAACGTTTCCTGCCTCTGATGATTGTTTTACTCACCTTCATGGGCGGTTTTATATCCGGAACATTATATTCGAATACGCAAAAAACTAAAACGATCGCAACCAGCGCTCAAGCTGCACATTCAGCAAAAATACCTGCAGTTAAAAAAGAACCGCAATTGAAAAAGCAAGAATCAAAGGTTTTGATTGGCTATGTCCAGGATTTCAGGAAGCCGGACGAGATCGATTATAAAAACCTGACTCATGTAATTTTTTCCTTCGCCCATCCAAACTCTGATGGCAGCTTGCTAATGAATGGAGACCATGCTGTCAAAAATTTAAGGGCCATTGTTACTAACGCGCAAAAACACGATACGAAGGTTATGCTGGCAATCGGCGGCTGGTACCATATCAATGGCGGAGAATCCTATGATTATTTCAAGGCAGCCATTTCAACCTCTGCCTCAAGAAAAAAACTAGTTCACGAGCTTGTAAGTTTTGCAGAAAAAGAAAAGCTGGATGGCATAGACATTGACTTTGAGCATCCTCGCTCAACAGAAGATGCGCGATATCTCGCTGACTTTGCAAAAGAATTAAGTGAACAGCTGAAACCAATCGGAAAAGAACTGTCTATCGCTGTAAATGCCAAGGTGCACAGCGTGACAGGGAGTGAAATTCACTCAGTCGTGTTTGAGCCATCCATGTTCAAGTACTTTGATCATGTCAATTTGATGGCTTATGATGGCCAATGGGATGGCGAGTATAACGCTGCGAATTTATCACCTTACCCTTATTCTGCTAATATAGTAGCGTATTGGACTGCCCTTTTTGACAAGCATGGCTTTTCAAGGGAGAAACTGGTCCTGGGTGTTCCGCTATATGCACAGCCTGAGGATCCTTCTATCAAGCAGGTGTCATACGAAGCTATCACCAAACATCACCCTGCCAATACCGGCAAGGACCAGGTGCAAATGAATGGGACAACGTACCATTATAATGGCCATTCCACATTGAAAAAGAAAACCGATCTTGCACTCTCGCAACAGTTGGGAGGCATGATGCTTTGGGAAGCGGGTCTTGACGCTAAAGGAAATCACAGTGCCACGGCTTTGATCTCAGGGGAATTAAATAAACAGGAAGATTCTCGATACTATATCAGGAAATAA
- a CDS encoding alpha/beta fold hydrolase gives MDSKNERARDIEMSFIDKGKGNPIVLIHGFAGSKDYWEKIIPQLASEHRVIALDLPGHGESGMRKDRYSIEDMASTIKDLLEQLGLDQVTMFGHSLGGYITLAFAELYPQYLKGFSLVHSTANPDSEDAKEAREINAKKVQEDGTEQFIEGLSRKLFSPENIEANSSEIEETVKIGMNTTVEGLVSALMAMKNRPDRNHVLEDSELPVLLVAGEKDQIIPAEKTFTVSRQNIGEKVIQNAGHMSMYEQPEELVKVMKDFLAKI, from the coding sequence ATGGACTCAAAAAATGAAAGAGCTAGGGATATAGAAATGAGTTTTATCGATAAAGGCAAAGGTAATCCAATCGTCCTCATACACGGATTTGCTGGCAGCAAGGACTACTGGGAAAAAATCATTCCTCAACTGGCCAGCGAGCACAGGGTGATCGCACTCGACTTGCCTGGACATGGGGAGTCAGGGATGAGGAAGGACAGATATTCCATTGAGGATATGGCCAGTACAATTAAAGATTTATTGGAACAGCTAGGGTTGGATCAAGTAACTATGTTCGGTCATTCGTTGGGCGGATATATCACCCTGGCATTTGCTGAGCTATACCCACAGTATTTAAAAGGGTTTTCTTTGGTACATTCAACAGCCAATCCAGATTCTGAAGATGCGAAGGAAGCTAGAGAAATCAATGCAAAGAAGGTTCAGGAAGACGGAACGGAACAATTTATCGAAGGACTTTCCAGGAAGCTATTTTCCCCTGAAAATATTGAAGCTAATTCATCGGAAATCGAAGAGACTGTGAAAATTGGCATGAATACAACAGTAGAAGGTCTTGTAAGCGCACTGATGGCAATGAAAAATAGGCCAGATAGGAACCATGTGTTAGAAGACAGTGAACTGCCTGTTCTTCTGGTTGCCGGCGAAAAGGACCAAATTATCCCTGCTGAAAAAACATTTACGGTTTCGAGACAGAATATTGGAGAGAAAGTCATTCAAAATGCCGGGCATATGAGCATGTATGAACAGCCTGAAGAACTTGTTAAGGTGATGAAAGATTTTCTAGCAAAAATATAA
- a CDS encoding YebC/PmpR family DNA-binding transcriptional regulator, giving the protein MGRKWNNIKEKKASKDANTSRVYSKFALEIYVAARQGEPNPESNQALKFVLERAKTYNVPRVIIDRAIDKAKGGGEESYDELRYEGFGPNGSMVIVDALTNNVNRTASNVRAAFGKNGGNMGVAGSVSYMFDKTAVIGFEGKSADEALEILMEADVDARDILEEDDSIIIYGEPDQFHAIQEAFRNAGITDFTVAELTMLPQNEVTLDAETQEQFEKLIDALEDLEDVQQVYHNVDLV; this is encoded by the coding sequence ATGGGTCGTAAATGGAACAACATTAAAGAGAAGAAAGCGTCCAAGGATGCAAATACTAGCAGGGTTTATTCAAAATTCGCGCTTGAGATTTATGTTGCAGCCAGACAAGGTGAACCAAATCCAGAATCCAACCAGGCGCTGAAATTCGTCCTCGAAAGAGCGAAGACATATAATGTACCAAGAGTCATTATTGACCGGGCAATTGATAAAGCCAAGGGCGGCGGTGAAGAAAGTTATGATGAGCTTCGATACGAAGGCTTTGGCCCTAATGGTTCAATGGTGATCGTTGATGCGCTTACAAACAACGTAAACCGTACGGCTTCCAATGTGCGCGCTGCTTTTGGAAAGAACGGCGGCAACATGGGAGTAGCTGGATCCGTATCTTATATGTTCGACAAAACTGCGGTTATCGGATTTGAAGGGAAGTCAGCTGATGAGGCACTTGAAATTTTGATGGAAGCGGATGTTGATGCACGCGATATTCTTGAAGAAGACGACTCGATCATTATCTATGGCGAGCCGGATCAATTCCACGCAATCCAGGAAGCTTTCAGGAATGCCGGTATCACTGACTTTACTGTAGCTGAACTGACAATGCTGCCTCAAAACGAGGTTACTCTTGACGCAGAAACACAGGAACAATTCGAGAAGCTTATTGATGCCCTGGAAGATTTAGAGGATGTCCAGCAGGTATATCATAATGTGGATTTAGTATAA
- a CDS encoding mechanosensitive ion channel family protein — translation MVDTFIRDISLEEIIRLAIFLVIIILGNWLIKRAAKFSAAKNSRFFQRALPIIDSLADWLTFYGIIILLLLTFSKNEWLFDPLYTHGEVEVSIFLIVIAFLIVSLAHRLVKLFNKYILTSVYDYYGVDRGLGYTFNQIIYYTVMFAALAVSLTSVGINLTALGAVFGVLGIGIGFGMRNVAGNFVSGIIILFERPIEVGEIIQINDKVGRVEKIRLRSTIIRTAKEGTLIVPNQYFIEQIIKNRTSAEMMAQVNVSVAFGTDTHMVQALLEQAVNEIKEKEEGILVSPEPDIRFIDFHSKAMEFLIEIPVVNFEIKEKIESKLRHMVAAIFVENDIQLPTVNFQMIDTN, via the coding sequence ATGGTAGATACTTTTATAAGAGACATTTCGCTCGAGGAAATAATAAGGCTTGCTATATTTTTAGTGATAATCATATTAGGAAATTGGCTGATCAAGAGGGCCGCCAAGTTTTCGGCAGCAAAAAACTCGAGATTTTTTCAAAGAGCTCTGCCTATCATCGATTCCTTGGCGGATTGGCTAACTTTTTATGGAATTATCATATTACTTTTATTAACCTTTTCAAAAAATGAATGGTTATTTGATCCACTATATACTCATGGAGAAGTGGAAGTATCAATCTTTTTGATTGTCATAGCCTTCCTGATTGTTTCGCTCGCACACAGGCTTGTAAAACTTTTCAACAAGTATATTCTAACCTCTGTGTACGATTACTACGGTGTGGATAGGGGACTGGGATATACTTTCAACCAAATCATTTACTATACCGTTATGTTTGCAGCCCTGGCAGTAAGTTTGACAAGTGTCGGGATCAACCTGACTGCATTAGGGGCAGTTTTTGGCGTTCTTGGCATTGGTATAGGTTTTGGAATGAGGAATGTAGCTGGTAACTTTGTATCGGGTATCATCATTTTATTTGAAAGACCGATAGAAGTAGGAGAAATCATTCAGATCAATGACAAGGTCGGTCGGGTTGAAAAAATCCGTTTAAGATCGACCATTATCCGTACTGCAAAGGAAGGAACGTTGATTGTTCCTAATCAGTATTTTATCGAGCAGATCATCAAGAACCGAACAAGTGCAGAAATGATGGCCCAGGTAAATGTAAGTGTCGCTTTCGGGACAGATACCCATATGGTACAGGCTCTACTTGAACAAGCAGTTAATGAAATCAAGGAAAAAGAAGAAGGTATACTTGTTTCTCCTGAGCCTGATATCCGTTTTATTGATTTTCATAGCAAGGCAATGGAATTCCTGATTGAAATACCGGTCGTTAACTTTGAAATCAAAGAAAAAATTGAAAGTAAATTAAGACATATGGTCGCAGCGATTTTTGTTGAAAACGATATTCAGCTTCCAACCGTAAACTTTCAAATGATTGATACAAATTGA
- a CDS encoding YbxH family protein: MGAIERSGYVFEPEYSVISQDGAIHVYHKGEFIEEIKFSFVGEQPELDQIENLIDEFCNKNEL, from the coding sequence ATGGGAGCTATTGAACGAAGTGGTTATGTATTTGAACCTGAATATAGTGTGATCAGTCAGGATGGAGCTATTCATGTATACCATAAAGGAGAATTTATCGAAGAAATCAAATTTTCTTTTGTTGGTGAACAACCCGAACTTGATCAGATCGAAAATTTGATAGATGAATTTTGTAACAAAAATGAACTTTAA
- a CDS encoding dicarboxylate/amino acid:cation symporter, whose product MSLTRKILYGMGLGIIVGLIFNLALPGVFETVNSYVFVPLGKIFVNLIKMLVVPIVIVSLILGTAGISDPKKLGRIGGKTISFFLVTTAIALVLAIGMALLVQPGSGSFQLDGASFETAEAPPVIETLLNIIPANPLGAMVEGSMLQVIAFSIIIGFGIARVGEKASGLIKLVEQANDVLMYLVQAIMKFAPYGAFGLIATAIGSQGLEAIAAMGKYMFVVLFVLLLHLVITYGSAVSLLGKLNPIKFIKEFSPAMIVAFSTSSSAATLPISMKTLQNNLKVSKSVSGFVQPLGATINMDGTAIMQGVATIFIAQVYGAELGLGQLLTVILTATLASIGTAGVPGVGLIMLSMVLTSVGLPVEAIALVLGVDRLLDMCRTAINITGDAACAVYVARSEGETFEEVELDENVTA is encoded by the coding sequence ATGTCACTGACTCGTAAAATCCTTTATGGTATGGGATTGGGTATCATTGTTGGTCTTATTTTTAACTTAGCATTGCCTGGAGTGTTCGAAACAGTCAATAGTTATGTATTTGTCCCTCTGGGAAAAATCTTTGTCAATTTGATTAAAATGCTTGTTGTCCCTATTGTCATCGTTTCTCTTATACTTGGAACTGCGGGAATTAGTGATCCTAAGAAGCTCGGCAGGATTGGCGGCAAGACGATTTCTTTTTTCCTGGTTACTACTGCAATTGCATTAGTTCTTGCGATTGGAATGGCCCTTCTGGTTCAACCAGGTTCAGGGAGCTTCCAATTGGATGGCGCAAGTTTTGAAACTGCTGAGGCACCGCCGGTTATTGAAACATTATTGAATATTATTCCTGCCAACCCTCTTGGGGCCATGGTCGAGGGTTCTATGCTCCAGGTAATCGCATTTTCAATTATCATTGGCTTTGGTATAGCAAGAGTGGGTGAAAAGGCATCTGGATTGATCAAACTTGTCGAACAGGCGAATGATGTACTGATGTATTTAGTTCAGGCGATCATGAAATTTGCACCATACGGCGCTTTCGGTTTGATTGCTACAGCAATCGGCAGCCAGGGACTCGAGGCAATAGCCGCGATGGGCAAATATATGTTTGTCGTTCTGTTTGTATTGTTGCTTCATCTGGTGATCACATACGGGTCAGCAGTATCTTTGCTGGGAAAACTGAATCCAATTAAATTCATCAAGGAATTCTCTCCAGCTATGATTGTTGCATTCAGTACTTCCAGTAGTGCAGCGACCTTGCCTATTTCGATGAAAACATTGCAAAACAATCTCAAAGTTTCCAAAAGTGTCAGTGGTTTCGTACAGCCGCTGGGAGCCACGATCAATATGGATGGAACAGCCATCATGCAAGGGGTTGCCACCATCTTCATTGCACAGGTTTATGGAGCTGAACTTGGACTGGGTCAATTATTGACTGTCATATTGACTGCGACACTGGCAAGTATCGGAACAGCAGGTGTTCCTGGAGTAGGATTGATCATGTTGTCAATGGTATTAACTTCAGTAGGCTTGCCTGTAGAAGCCATAGCTTTAGTGCTGGGGGTTGACCGTCTCCTTGATATGTGCAGAACCGCTATAAACATTACGGGGGATGCTGCCTGCGCCGTCTATGTTGCCCGCTCTGAAGGAGAAACTTTCGAAGAAGTTGAGTTAGACGAGAATGTTACTGCATAA
- a CDS encoding class I SAM-dependent methyltransferase: MDKLTNQTSPEPNRRLLEMAFYLNGGTAIDFASGLGGNSFFLADLGYDMTAIDISDVAINYVQEEAANRGLNITAKVADLTKERTDLTSCRYDLAVMTYYLERSLFPLVKQVIKDDGYLFFETYYKQKTSGNEHISNQYKLESNELLNEFRGWKILFFEENEQEGRQTIFCRKTQ; encoded by the coding sequence ATGGATAAGCTGACTAACCAGACTTCTCCAGAACCAAATAGAAGATTGCTAGAGATGGCTTTTTATCTGAACGGAGGGACTGCAATCGACTTTGCCTCTGGACTGGGAGGAAACAGCTTCTTCCTGGCAGATCTAGGCTATGACATGACAGCTATTGATATCTCTGACGTTGCTATTAACTATGTTCAAGAGGAGGCAGCCAATCGAGGGTTGAATATTACCGCTAAGGTAGCCGATCTCACGAAAGAAAGAACTGATTTAACCAGCTGCAGGTACGATTTAGCGGTAATGACATATTATCTGGAACGTTCCTTATTTCCACTAGTAAAACAAGTGATCAAAGATGATGGATATTTATTCTTCGAAACGTACTACAAACAAAAGACATCAGGGAACGAGCATATTTCAAATCAATATAAACTGGAGTCGAATGAGTTGCTTAATGAATTCAGAGGGTGGAAGATTCTCTTTTTTGAGGAAAATGAGCAGGAGGGACGACAGACGATTTTTTGCCGGAAAACGCAATAG
- a CDS encoding nucleoside hydrolase, whose amino-acid sequence MYNILLFTDSGVDDSLALMYALLHPELNVVGVVTGYGNITKEQAINNTAYLLQLGGREDIPIIAGASGPLSGELATFYPEIHGPEGLGPIRPPEDLGEVKVYDIDKILEIVKQYPDNLVIVGVGRQTELAIPFILYGEEAFKTVSAVYIMGGAFLVPGNVTAEAEANFYADPIAANQVLEKARNVFLHPLNITNKAIIPPAVIDYLAENSQSPFKDLIKPVYDYYFDAYKKNVPGIQGAPLHDVITLSALVNKNLVKYIPRRVTVELFGRARGKSMADFRPKPEEEPEENLDWIGMEADIPAFIEDFTLVFMGDTQARS is encoded by the coding sequence ATGTATAATATTCTGTTGTTTACGGATTCAGGTGTAGATGATTCTTTGGCACTTATGTATGCCTTACTGCATCCGGAACTTAATGTTGTCGGCGTTGTTACTGGATACGGAAATATCACAAAGGAACAGGCAATAAATAACACAGCTTATTTATTGCAGCTGGGAGGAAGAGAGGATATACCGATCATCGCAGGTGCATCGGGCCCTTTATCTGGTGAATTGGCTACCTTTTATCCGGAGATACATGGACCAGAGGGGCTTGGTCCAATCAGACCCCCAGAGGATTTGGGGGAAGTAAAGGTCTATGATATTGACAAAATCCTTGAAATTGTAAAACAGTACCCTGATAATCTAGTAATCGTCGGAGTCGGAAGACAAACGGAATTGGCAATCCCATTTATCTTATATGGCGAGGAAGCGTTCAAAACAGTTAGTGCTGTCTATATCATGGGTGGAGCATTCCTCGTACCCGGAAATGTCACAGCGGAAGCTGAGGCAAATTTTTATGCTGATCCGATTGCGGCTAATCAGGTGCTTGAGAAGGCAAGGAATGTATTCCTGCACCCGCTGAATATTACAAATAAAGCAATCATTCCTCCAGCCGTAATCGATTATCTTGCTGAAAACAGCCAGTCGCCTTTTAAAGATCTGATTAAACCTGTATATGACTATTACTTTGATGCGTATAAAAAGAATGTCCCGGGCATCCAGGGGGCGCCACTCCATGACGTCATTACCTTGAGTGCCCTGGTGAACAAAAATCTTGTGAAATATATACCAAGACGAGTAACCGTAGAATTGTTTGGCCGGGCAAGAGGTAAGAGTATGGCTGACTTCAGGCCCAAGCCTGAGGAGGAACCAGAAGAGAATTTGGACTGGATAGGCATGGAAGCAGACATTCCAGCTTTTATAGAAGATTTCACTCTTGTCTTCATGGGCGACACACAAGCTAGAAGTTAA
- a CDS encoding MFS transporter — MNRKVFLYVKAFSDLGTFMDLIAINVLMYIATGSPAWLAATMAFRTIGGVLSSLFSGVLADRFDRRKIMIWTDVFRAIIILSLIPFPNPVMILIVCFLIGLTSSFFAVSYSAEIPQIFGQDKVLETNALISRLTSISLVFGFIGAGLITDFLGYQVTLIIDAATYLISAAVLIKIKWQTTKPANSGLITNGFKQKVSQIGRDLKEVYTFILSVPMLLYVNIVFLVGSFAGASHNLGIPLLADTIDSSKQSLIYGLIWGVWGIGSVLATLLLPKMKFLQGSHLYRTYFLAAILMSTGFITFLSNLNIWIVLMFAFFTGIFDACFTTLHATILQKTDNYIRGRIFGVGMLLKSLGFALGFVVAPILLEALSLAKMVWIFHGTLITSSFLVMLYSNAKRKKYREVNQNL, encoded by the coding sequence ATGAACCGCAAAGTTTTTCTTTATGTAAAAGCATTTTCAGATCTCGGTACCTTTATGGATTTAATCGCAATCAATGTCTTGATGTATATTGCTACCGGGAGTCCTGCCTGGCTTGCAGCCACCATGGCGTTCAGGACAATTGGCGGAGTCTTATCGAGCTTATTTTCAGGTGTTCTTGCTGATCGTTTTGACCGCAGGAAAATCATGATATGGACTGATGTTTTTCGGGCAATCATCATCCTGAGCCTGATTCCCTTTCCTAATCCTGTAATGATATTGATTGTCTGCTTTTTGATTGGTTTGACGAGCAGCTTTTTTGCTGTAAGCTACAGTGCTGAAATCCCGCAAATTTTCGGTCAGGACAAGGTTTTAGAGACGAATGCTCTTATCTCCAGACTTACATCAATCAGCTTAGTTTTTGGATTCATTGGTGCTGGATTGATTACAGATTTTCTCGGTTACCAGGTTACCTTGATTATCGACGCTGCTACTTATCTAATATCTGCGGCAGTATTGATCAAAATCAAGTGGCAAACCACTAAGCCTGCAAATTCAGGATTGATCACCAATGGATTTAAACAGAAAGTTTCCCAGATTGGTAGAGATTTAAAAGAAGTATATACTTTCATCCTTTCAGTGCCAATGTTATTGTATGTAAACATTGTTTTCCTGGTTGGTTCTTTTGCCGGTGCCTCTCATAATCTTGGTATTCCTTTGCTGGCTGACACAATTGATTCCAGCAAACAAAGCTTGATTTACGGGCTGATCTGGGGTGTCTGGGGAATCGGCTCTGTGTTAGCCACCCTTCTGTTGCCGAAAATGAAGTTCCTGCAGGGTAGCCACCTGTATCGTACATATTTTCTGGCAGCGATCTTGATGTCAACTGGCTTTATAACCTTTCTGTCAAATTTGAATATCTGGATTGTCCTTATGTTTGCGTTCTTTACCGGGATTTTTGATGCCTGCTTCACTACACTGCACGCGACAATCCTTCAGAAAACGGATAATTACATCAGGGGGAGAATATTTGGAGTTGGCATGCTGTTAAAGTCATTAGGATTCGCACTTGGCTTTGTCGTTGCCCCGATTCTGTTAGAAGCTCTTTCATTGGCTAAAATGGTCTGGATTTTCCACGGAACCTTGATTACCTCTAGCTTTTTGGTGATGCTATATTCGAATGCTAAGAGGAAAAAGTATCGGGAAGTAAATCAAAATTTATAA